TCCACCGCCACCAGCGTGCCCTGCTGGCCAAGGGCGCAGACGGTTTCCGTCATGGCGGGGCCGATGGCCACGACGCGGCGCGGCGGCACGGCCCGTCCGGGCCGCGCCGCCAGCAGCAGCGCCGCGCCGCCGGCCAGGAACAGCCGGCGGGGGGCGGTCATGCCGCCACCTCCTGCGCCGCATGCGGCTGGCGCGCCGCCGCCTCGGTGGCGAGGGCGCGCCATTCCGGCAGCTCCGCCTGGCCGGGCTTGCGGGCGCCGAACAGCATGGCGATGACCTCGCCCGCCGCGTCCAGCAGCTCGATCGAGGTGACGGCGCCATCCTCGGTGGGCTTGGTGACCAGCCAGGCCTCGGCCACGCCATCCTGGCGCAGATGCAGGTTGAAATCCGCATCCAGCACGTTGAACCAGCCGCCGCGCTCCAGCAGCCGCTGCACCGGGCCGGTGTGGATCTGGATGGCGCCGCGATTGCCGACGAAGACCATCACCGGCACGGCGCGCTCGGCCGCCAGGCGCAGCGCCTCGGCCGCCGCGGCCGGGGCCAGGCGGCGCGCCAGATCCTCGCCGGCGAGGCGGAAGGCCTGGCGGCGGCTGGCCTTGTGCCGGCGCAGCAGCGGGAAGAAATCATGCGTGTCGCGCAGCGCCAGCCAGTCGCTGCGCAGGCTGTCGCCATCCACCTCCGCCTCGGCCTTGGCCGCGA
This sequence is a window from Pseudoroseomonas cervicalis. Protein-coding genes within it:
- a CDS encoding hemin-degrading factor, coding for MHSLLERFQALRAETPHLRARDAAARLGTTEAALLASGALGPVTPLRPDWAALIGGMPALGRIMALTRNEMAVHERYGQFRDVSSGPGHILVLGPEIDLRLFPGSWTHGFALGGERPSIQIFDDRGVAVHKIYAAEGTDRIAWASLVDRFADPAAAMPPLQPAAPVAAKAEAEVDGDSLRSDWLALRDTHDFFPLLRRHKASRRQAFRLAGEDLARRLAPAAAAEALRLAAERAVPVMVFVGNRGAIQIHTGPVQRLLERGGWFNVLDADFNLHLRQDGVAEAWLVTKPTEDGAVTSIELLDAAGEVIAMLFGARKPGQAELPEWRALATEAAARQPHAAQEVAA